The Miscanthus floridulus cultivar M001 chromosome 7, ASM1932011v1, whole genome shotgun sequence genome includes a region encoding these proteins:
- the LOC136466305 gene encoding uncharacterized protein, which produces MAGDIIVIEADPWGPSDVTVEMLQSLVDGGLLRPVTDPNRAEWIAPSGEPEPRPRDGYVVSFVSFHERSLGLPADRRKRPAEVPTLAPLKALKVNPDSTAHWVAEAQAALQRGAASARADPKESATQGRAAEAAPTQAGEGAPPPRDGEARGSDGAEVPLANEATGIEVPEVSQAGATEAAAPRTARAAAVVAGDHATTEATIAEAGAPGTIEATMAEAGAPGTTEATTAETGAPGTTEADVIAARLLAQEVEMKAAEASVAPLGQGPSSSREGARKVEVHPISSDDTSQAQEVVDAEVAGAVEQLVPTLGEGNSALVRV; this is translated from the exons ATGGCCGGCGACATTATTGTCATtgaggcggatccttggggtccatccgacgtcaccgtggagatgcttcagtcgctcgtcgacggcggGCTCCTtcgcccggttaccgaccccaacagggcggagtggatcgctccgtcgggtgagccagagccgaggcctcgcgacggttacgtcgtgagcttcgtgtcttttcacGAGCGCAGCCTCGGCcttccggcggaccg CCGGAAgcgacctgcggaggtgcctaccttggcgcccctcaaagcgctcaaggtgaaccccgactccaccgcccactgggtggcggaggcgcaagccgccctacaacgtggcgcggcatcggcgagggccgacccgaaggagtcgGCCACCCAAGGAagggctgccgaggcggccccgacacaggcgggggagggagcgcctccgccccGTGATGGCGAGGCCCGTGGGTCGGATGGGGCCGAGGTTCCCTTGGCTAACGAGGCCACCGGGATCGAGGTCCCCGAGGTTTCACAGGCCGGGGCGACGGAGGCCGCGGCGCCTAGGACCGCCAGGGCCGCAGCGGTGGTGGCCGGAGATCACGCGACCACTGAGGCCACGAtagcggaggccggagcccccgggaccatcgaggccacgatggcggaggccggagccccgggGACTACCGAGGCCACGACGGCGGAGACCGGAGCCCCTGGGACTACCGAGGCCGACGTGATTGCGGCGAGGCTGTTGGCccaagaagtggagatgaaggcggccgAGGCTTCGGTGGCACCCTTGGGCCAAGGCCCGTCGTCGTCGCGGGAGGGCGCTCGGAAGgtggaggtccatccgatctcctccgacgatacctcccaggcacaggaggtggttGACGCCGAGGTGGCCGGCGCCGTGGAGCAGCTGGTTCCGACCCTGGGCGAGGGaaactcggccctcgtgcgggtatga